Proteins encoded in a region of the Phoenix dactylifera cultivar Barhee BC4 chromosome 3, palm_55x_up_171113_PBpolish2nd_filt_p, whole genome shotgun sequence genome:
- the LOC103715691 gene encoding probable mannose-1-phosphate guanylyltransferase 1 isoform X2, giving the protein MKALILVGGFGTRLRPLTLSVPKPLVDFANKPMILHQIEALKDVGVTEVFLAINYQPEVMLNFLKDFEDKLGIKITCSQETEPLGTAGPLALARDNLVDGSGEPFFVLNSDVISEYPFSELIKFHKAHGGEATIMVNEPSKYGVVVMKEETGKVDRFVEKPKIFVGNKINAGIYLLNPSVMDRIELRPTSIEKEVFPRIAADEKLYAMVLPGFWMDIGQPRDYITGLRLYLDSLRKKSPYKLAVGPHIAGNVLVHESAVIGEGCLIGPDVAIGPGCVVESGVRLSRCTVMHGVRIKKHACISSSIIGWHSTVGRWSRVENMTILGEDVHVGDEVYSNGGVVLPHKEIKSSILKPEIVM; this is encoded by the exons ATGAAGGCACTTATTCTTGTTGGGGGATTCGGTACCCGCCTGCGGCCTTTGACACTCAGTGTCCCAAAGCCACTTGTTGATTTTGCCAACAAACCAATGATCCTGCATCAG ATTGAAGCTTTGAAAGATGTTGGAGTGACAGAAGTTTTTCTGGCCATCAATTATCAACCAGAG GTGATGCTTAACTTTTTGAAGGATTTTGAGGATAAGCTTGGCATCAAAATCACCTGCTCCCAAGAGACTGAGCCACTGGGAACGGCTGGTCCCCTGGCTCTAGCTAGGGACAATCTTGTAGATGGATCTGGTGAGCCTTTCTTTGTTCTCAACAGTGATGTCATCAGCGAATACCCATTTTCTGAACTAATCAAGTTCCACAAAGCCCATGGTGGAGAGGCTACAATTATG GTCAATGAACCATCCAAGTATGGGGTTGTGGTCATGAAGGAGGAAACTGGAAAGGTAGATAGATTTGTAGAGAAgccaaaaatatttgttggcAACAAGATCAATGCTGGGATTTACTTGTTGAACCCGTCTGTCATGGACCGTATTGAATTGAGGCCCACCTCAATTGAGAAGGAGGTTTTCCCCAGAATTGCAGCAGATGAAAAGCTTTATGCCATGGTCCTGCCAGGTTTTTGGATGGACATCGGACAGCCAAGGGACTACATCACGGGCCTGAGGCTCTATCTGGATTCTCTGCGTAAGAAATCTCCCTATAAGCTAGCTGTCGGTCCCCATATAGCGGGGAATGTGTTGGTGCATGAGAGTGCTGTTATTGGAGAGGGATGCCTGATTGGACCAGACGTGGCAATAGGACCAGGTTGTGTGGTGGAATCTGGAGTAAGGCTGTCGAGGTGCACTGTGATGCATGGAGTGCGCATTAAGAAGCACGCATGCATCTCCAGTAGCATCATCGGATGGCATTCCACGGTTGGGCGGTGGTCTCGGGTTGAGAACATGACCATCCTTGGAGAGGATGTGCATGTAGGTGATGAAGTATACAGCAATGGTGGTGTTGTTCTCCCTCACAAAGAGATCAAATCTAGCATCCTGAAGCCTGAGATTGTCATGTGA
- the LOC103715691 gene encoding probable mannose-1-phosphate guanylyltransferase 1 isoform X1, protein MKALILVGGFGTRLRPLTLSVPKPLVDFANKPMILHQIEALKDVGVTEVFLAINYQPEVMLNFLKDFEDKLGIKITCSQETEPLGTAGPLALARDNLVDGSGEPFFVLNSDVISEYPFSELIKFHKAHGGEATIMVTKVNEPSKYGVVVMKEETGKVDRFVEKPKIFVGNKINAGIYLLNPSVMDRIELRPTSIEKEVFPRIAADEKLYAMVLPGFWMDIGQPRDYITGLRLYLDSLRKKSPYKLAVGPHIAGNVLVHESAVIGEGCLIGPDVAIGPGCVVESGVRLSRCTVMHGVRIKKHACISSSIIGWHSTVGRWSRVENMTILGEDVHVGDEVYSNGGVVLPHKEIKSSILKPEIVM, encoded by the exons ATGAAGGCACTTATTCTTGTTGGGGGATTCGGTACCCGCCTGCGGCCTTTGACACTCAGTGTCCCAAAGCCACTTGTTGATTTTGCCAACAAACCAATGATCCTGCATCAG ATTGAAGCTTTGAAAGATGTTGGAGTGACAGAAGTTTTTCTGGCCATCAATTATCAACCAGAG GTGATGCTTAACTTTTTGAAGGATTTTGAGGATAAGCTTGGCATCAAAATCACCTGCTCCCAAGAGACTGAGCCACTGGGAACGGCTGGTCCCCTGGCTCTAGCTAGGGACAATCTTGTAGATGGATCTGGTGAGCCTTTCTTTGTTCTCAACAGTGATGTCATCAGCGAATACCCATTTTCTGAACTAATCAAGTTCCACAAAGCCCATGGTGGAGAGGCTACAATTATGGTAACCAAG GTCAATGAACCATCCAAGTATGGGGTTGTGGTCATGAAGGAGGAAACTGGAAAGGTAGATAGATTTGTAGAGAAgccaaaaatatttgttggcAACAAGATCAATGCTGGGATTTACTTGTTGAACCCGTCTGTCATGGACCGTATTGAATTGAGGCCCACCTCAATTGAGAAGGAGGTTTTCCCCAGAATTGCAGCAGATGAAAAGCTTTATGCCATGGTCCTGCCAGGTTTTTGGATGGACATCGGACAGCCAAGGGACTACATCACGGGCCTGAGGCTCTATCTGGATTCTCTGCGTAAGAAATCTCCCTATAAGCTAGCTGTCGGTCCCCATATAGCGGGGAATGTGTTGGTGCATGAGAGTGCTGTTATTGGAGAGGGATGCCTGATTGGACCAGACGTGGCAATAGGACCAGGTTGTGTGGTGGAATCTGGAGTAAGGCTGTCGAGGTGCACTGTGATGCATGGAGTGCGCATTAAGAAGCACGCATGCATCTCCAGTAGCATCATCGGATGGCATTCCACGGTTGGGCGGTGGTCTCGGGTTGAGAACATGACCATCCTTGGAGAGGATGTGCATGTAGGTGATGAAGTATACAGCAATGGTGGTGTTGTTCTCCCTCACAAAGAGATCAAATCTAGCATCCTGAAGCCTGAGATTGTCATGTGA